One Glycine soja cultivar W05 chromosome 2, ASM419377v2, whole genome shotgun sequence genomic region harbors:
- the LOC114400316 gene encoding plant UBX domain-containing protein 4-like codes for MEGEKENPDGNAALVNSFCEITSSSKEEALFFLESHNFDLDAAVSTFLDNANNPLIPLNDDLAIPNPNAVSPPSDSHSPDFNPSRSPSPSPSPTRTPYELRSRRSLGKKPSTSRQGKIRTLGDLKRPSRDDDDSGSDPDFEPDEYYTGGEKSGMLVRDPTRGNNNNNLDDIFDQARQVAVDAPPENPRSSSRSRSFSGTARLLSGETVPSAPQRVEEVTHTVIFWRNGFSVNDGPLRRLDDPQNAPFLESIKKSECPKELEPADRRTAVHVNLTRRDEDYPEPVKPRQRAFQGVGRTLGSTSSSNDEPIQTTGASPNTAPMPTMGLVVDESQPVTSIQLRLADGTRMVSRFNHHHTIRDVRAFIDASRPGGVRSYQLQTMGFPPKQLTDLDQSIEQAGIANSVVIQKL; via the exons ATGgaaggagagaaagaaaatCCCGATGGTAACGCCGCTTTGGTGAACTCCTTCTGCGAAATCACTTCCTCTTCCAAGGAAGAAGCTCTTTTCTTTTTGGAGAGCCACAATTTCGACCTAGACGCTGCCGTTTCGACTTTCCTCGACAACGCCAACAACCCCCTCATCCCTCTCAACGACGACCTTGCCATTCCCAACCCCAACGCCGTTTCCCCTCCCTCAGATTCTCACTCTCCGGACTTCAACCCTTCTCGCTCGCCGTCTCCGTCTCCTTCGCCCACCCGCACCCCCTACGAGCTCCGATCCCGTAGGTCTCTCGGCAAGAAACCCTCCACCAGTCGCCAAGGCAAAATTCGCACCCTCGGCGATCTCAAACGCCCCTCCCGCGACGACGATGATTCCGGTTCCGATCCTGATTTCGAACCCGACGAGTACTACACCGGCGGCGAAAAGAG TGGGATGCTTGTTCGAGATCCTACCAGaggaaacaacaacaacaatttggATGATATTTTCGATCAAGCAAGGCAGGTTGCTGTTGATGCGCCCCCGGAGAATCCTCGAAGCTCTTCGAGGTCGAGAAGTTTTAGTGGCACGGCGAGGTTGCTCTCCGGAGAGACTGTGCCATCTGCTCCTCAGCGTGTAGAGGAGGTTACTCACACTGTCATTTTCTGGAGGAATGGATTCTCTGTCAATGATGGTCCTCTACGGAGGTTGGATGATCCGCAGAACGCACCGTTTCTGGAG AGCATTAAGAAGTCTGAATGTCCCAAAGAGCTTGAACCAGCAGATAGGAGGACTGCTGTCCATGTCAACCTCACAAGGCGGGATGAAGACTACCCT GAACCAGTGAAGCCACGCCAACGTGCTTTTCAGGGCGTTGGAAGAACTTTAGGTAGCACCAGCTCCAGCAATGATGAACCTATTCAAACAACTGGTGCTTCACCAAATACTGCACCAATGCCAACAATGGGTTTAGTTGTAGATGAGTCGCAGCCAGTGACATCAATCCAGCTGAGGTTGGCTGATGGCACGCGCATGGTTTCTCGCTTCAATCACCACCATACAATCAGAGATGTTCGAGCATTCATTGACGCATCAAGACCCGGGGGAGTAAGAAGTTACCAACTGCAGACAATGGGTTTT
- the LOC114372030 gene encoding protein FAM91A1-like, translating to MQRAPVTAEEHLLEKAVKEECAWENLPRRLHPIVPSKEEWHKRIIKYCIRKRLQWSSCFARKVCKENEYYEDMMRYLQKNLALFPYHLADYVCRVMRVSSFRYYCDMIFEVMKNEQPYDRIPNFSAADALRLTGIGRNEFIDIMNKCRSKKIMWKLNKSIAKELLPTQPVDFPIEPWWEVCLVNLTLEEFKKLSKEEMATIDKVCMEEANSFVMFDPDIVRGLCKRGLVYFDVPIYPQDRFKGFPIRIHICNTSFSKVVSYKCDFNNIYVYGGSVSRLEGFVSNREQSYEDPIEELLYAVFVVSNENVTVRDLATTLQADLSQLQAAAAFVCRLGWATKVVDPESIIGDSTILASPVASSTSDEDAFVAIQNYENTLFDNDSIQQGDASASGNHGPRSSYTRVAFIVDANITSYLMMGSVSPGLKSHAVTLYEAGKLGYGSIADLCKDLSTLEGATYEGELQEFANHLFSLRCVLECLQSGGIVTNIKEEGSSDKLSMITSSNDGPSSEIAESSWVDKSGDCSILEAVINNEDLINYDSEKLVEASIYTERVSSGIDDETRSITLEDGSDHIHEADKSNTKFDSNEKLEVFESADVKTEMLKRTKKYRVDLLRSESLASLAPATLDRLFLRDYGIVVSIVPLSHSSILPRPTGPVHFGPPTYSSMSPWMKLVLYSTAGSGPISVVLMKGQCLRLLPAPLAGCEKALIWSWDASTTGGLGRKLEGKLVKGSILLHYLNSLLKHSAVLVLPLSRCDLNEYGKLITLDIPLPLKNADGSIPSVGKELGLNEEEDSKLNSLLANLANKMKLWTVGYIRLLKLFNGGTKSDQFSSEEKYEWVPLSVEFGMPLFSPTLCNSICRRIVSSELLQCGSFGEHYDAMQNLRKKLHDICDGYQSTGPITKHLYQKDQAFGQPMDPASGRWNSLMDLSPFSDVLSVRQRLKLANRQHCQNEVLRCDGSFLRSYTLTPAHEAATEPIKESHEANTIKTEPEENDSKEAILPGVNLIFDGSRLLPFDIGTCLQARQPISLIIDAAAASTYAPFK from the exons GATAATTAAATACTGCATAAGGAAGAGACTTCAATGGAGTAGTTGTTTTGCTCGCAAAGTTTgtaaagaaaatgaatattatGAAGACATGATGCGCTACTTGCAGAAGAATCTAGCT CTATTTCCCTATCATCTGGCGGACTATGTATGCCGTGTAATGAGAGTGTCATCTTTCAGATATTATTGCGATATGATTTTTGAAGTAATGAAAAATG AGCAACCTTATGACCGCATCCCAAATTTTAGTGCTGCAGATGCTTTAAGACTTACAGGAATTGGGAGAAATGAATTTATTGATATAATGAACAAGTGCAGATCAAAG AAAATAATGTGGAAACTGAACAAGTCAATAGCAAAAGAACTTTTGCCTACTCAACCTGTGGATTTTCCAATTGAACCGTGGTGGGAAGTTTGTCTTGTGAACCTTACCTTGGAAGAATTTAAG AAATTGTCAAAGGAGGAAATGGCCACAATAGACAAAGTTTGCATGGAAGAAGCAAATTCATTTGTCATGTTTGATCCTGACATTGTAAGGGGTCTTTGCAAACGGGGACTGGTCTATTTTGATGTTCCAATTTATCCTCAAGATCGGTTTAAAGGTTT CCCAATACGAATTCATATATGCAATACATCATTTTCAAAAGTTGTCTCTTATAAATGTGATTtcaataatatttatgtttatgGTGGCTCAGTTTCCCGGCTTGAAGGTTTTGTTTCCAACAGGGAGCAGTCTTATGAAGATCCTATTGAAGA GTTGTTGTATGCAGTTTTTGTAGtttcaaatgaaaatgtaaCAGTTAGAGACTTGGCAACAACCCTACAAGCTGACTTGTCACAGTTGCAAGCTGCTGCTGCTTTTGTGTGTCGATTGGGATGGGCAACAAAAGTAGTTGATCCAGAATCTATTATTGGAGATTCAACTATACTAGCATCACCTGTGGCAAGTTCAACTAGTGATGAAGATGCTTTTGTTGCTATTCAAAATTATGAGAATACCCTTTTTGATAATGACTCTATTCAACAAGGGGATGCTTCAGCTTCAGGGAACCATGGACCTCGTTCTTCCTACACTCGTGTTGCTTTCATAGTTGATGCTAATATTACATCCTATCTTATGATGGGATCTGTTTCACCAG GCCTGAAATCTCATGCTGTTACACTCTATGAAGCAGGGAAGTTGGGTTACGGCAGCATTGCTGATCTATGCAAGGATCTTAGTACCTTGGAGGGTGCAACATATGAGGGAGAATTACAGGAATTTGCTAACCACTTATTTAGTCTACGTTGTGTCTTAGAGTGTCTACAATCTGGTGGAATAGTTACCAACATAAAAGAAGAGGGAAGTTCTGATAAACTGAGTATGATTACCTCAAGTAATGATGGGCCAAGTTCTGAGATAGCTGAAAGTTCTTGGGTTGATAAATCAGGAGATTGTAGTATTTTAGAAGCTGTGATAAATAACGAggatttaataaattatgattcagAGAAGCTCGTGGAGGCTTCTATTTACACCGAACGTGTTTCTAGTGGAATAGATGATGAAACTCGTTCCATTACTTTGGAAGATGGCAGTGATCACATTCACGAAGCTGACaagtcaaacacaaaatttgataGTAATGAGAAATTAGAAGTATTTGAAAGTGCAGATGTTAAGACAGAAATGctaaaaaggacaaaaaaatatcGTGTAGACCTTCTTCGCTCTGAAAGCTTGGCTTCTCTTGCACCGGCAACTCTTGATCGTTTGTTTCTTCGTGATTATGGTATAGTTGTGTCCATAGTGCCTCTTTCTCATTCATCAATTCTTCCTAGACCAACAGGTCCAGTTCATTTTGGTCCTCCCACATATTCTTCTATGAGTCCTTGGATGAAATTGGTTTTATACTCAACTGCAGGTAGTGGCCCTATATCAGTTGTTCTGATGAAAGGACAGTGTCTGCGCTTGCTTCCTGCACCATTGGCTGGTTGTGAGAAAGCTCTTATATGGTCTTGGGATGCTTCCACAACAGGAGGGTTAGGAAGGAAGCTTGAAGGAAAGTTGGTGAAGGGCAGTATCCTCTTGCATTACTTAAACTCACTTCTTAAACATTCAGCTGTGTTGGTGCTGCCTCTTAGTAGGTGTGATCTTAATGAATATGGAAAATTGATTACTTTGGATATCCCTTTGCCCTTGAAGAATGCTGATGGATCAATTCCCTCTGTAGGAAAAGAGTTAGGACTAAATGAAGAGGAAGATTCTAAGTTGAATTCTTTATTGGCCAATTTGGCtaacaaaatgaaattgtgGACTGTTGGTTATATTAGACTATTGAAATTGTTTAATGGAGGAACAAAATCAGACCAGTTTTCTTCAGAAGAGAAATATGAATGGGTGCCATTGAGTGTGGAATTTGGAATGCCACTATTTAGTCCAACGTTGTGCAATAGTATATGTAGAAGGATAGTTTCATCGGAGTTGCTTCAATGTGGTTCATTTGGTGAACACTATGATGCAATGCAAAACTTAAGGAAAAAATTGCATGATATTTGTGATGGCTACCAATCAACAGGTCCCATTACAAAGCATCTTTACCAAAAAGATCAAGCTTTTGGACAGCCTATGGACCCTGCCAGTGGAAGATGGAATTCACTTATGGATCTTTCTCCCTTTTCAGACGTATTAAGTGTGCGCCAAAGGCTAAAACTTGCTAATCGACAACATTGCCAAAATGAAGTTTTGAGATGTGATGGCAGTTTTCTTAG ATCATACACATTAACTCCTGCTCATGAAGCTGCTACAGAACCAATTAAAGAATCCCATGAAGCCAATACGATAAAAACTGAACCAGAAGAAAATGATAGTAAAGAAGCAATCCTTCCTGGTGTTAATCTTATTTTTGATGGTTCTAGGTTGCTTCCATTTGATATAGGCACTTGTCTCCAAGCTCGGCAACCTATATCCTTAATAATAGATGCAGCTGCTGCCTCAACATATGCACCATTCAAATAG